A window from Leuconostoc mesenteroides subsp. mesenteroides encodes these proteins:
- a CDS encoding transcriptional repressor, which yields MTDQKLRTILQEHGLKATYQRMAVLEYLVTHKTHPTAEMIHEDLNNISLATVYNTLDKLIETGLIIAIDIHDDGKRHFDYYGEPHYHIINQQTSEIIDADNFNMAPLFDAARKASGLNITGYHIEVFGVNSEDS from the coding sequence ATGACTGATCAAAAATTGCGTACAATATTGCAAGAACACGGTTTAAAAGCTACGTATCAACGAATGGCTGTTTTAGAATATCTCGTTACACATAAAACTCACCCCACAGCAGAAATGATTCACGAAGATTTAAATAACATTAGTTTGGCAACGGTTTATAATACGCTTGATAAATTAATTGAAACGGGATTAATCATCGCTATAGACATTCATGATGATGGTAAACGTCACTTTGATTATTATGGTGAGCCACACTATCACATTATCAATCAACAAACTAGTGAAATTATTGATGCCGACAATTTCAATATGGCTCCGTTATTTGACGCAGCCCGTAAAGCTAGCGGTTTAAATATTACAGGATACCATATTGAGGTCTTTGGGGTTAATTCAGAAGACTCGTAG
- a CDS encoding DUF1054 family protein produces MFRNNDFDVFEDKTLNGRMEKIKTIIDPKFEAFASIALPILNTDGQKWYAHVAKHLRRTTYAPDNTWVAFAPNKRGYKMLPHFELGIWEDNIYFYLAVEENMKPAQTDIITKKLREVSPLVKKLPDSYRLSQDHMVNKTYSLLQYDDSVERYESVKHSEVLIGIEIKRGDKILDDNGIVDALVLAIKNLLPIYEKIK; encoded by the coding sequence ATGTTTCGAAACAATGATTTTGATGTTTTTGAAGACAAAACGTTAAACGGTCGAATGGAAAAAATAAAAACAATTATTGATCCAAAGTTTGAAGCGTTTGCCTCGATTGCGTTACCTATATTGAATACAGATGGGCAAAAATGGTATGCACACGTAGCTAAACATTTACGTAGAACAACTTATGCGCCGGATAATACGTGGGTAGCCTTTGCGCCAAATAAACGTGGTTATAAAATGTTACCACATTTTGAACTAGGTATTTGGGAAGACAACATCTATTTTTATCTTGCTGTTGAAGAAAATATGAAACCTGCTCAAACCGATATAATCACTAAAAAACTGCGTGAGGTGAGTCCGCTAGTGAAAAAATTACCGGATTCATACCGCTTAAGTCAAGATCATATGGTAAACAAGACATATTCATTATTACAATATGACGATTCAGTAGAACGTTATGAATCAGTTAAACATAGTGAAGTATTGATTGGAATAGAGATAAAACGTGGTGATAAAATTTTGGATGACAATGGCATCGTAGATGCCTTGGTGCTAGCAATAAAAAATCTGTTACCAATCTACGAAAAAATTAAATAA
- a CDS encoding YihY/virulence factor BrkB family protein gives MNKKIMQKWRVLDARLKISALSTFFTRAQIGYVGPTFAYYALLTVFPILMGAALIVSFTSISTGDLLTMMRNILPKNVENIVIPIMESVLSSRSTSLLSFSVLFTIWSISRVIAVFRQSFNAISDVKEHINGLFTRAFSFIWLLFILTLFTLLMVGSNILTIVIQHLPYSEWTNFLQHQTRWFIWLGIWLALVMMNFFLPAKDARAPFRFVLVGSFLELVMLNLLNRGFTFYAQFALGKYDFYQSVSSMIAMLIWLNLIATILVLGYVVIKWLSVISWRKEDVSKQ, from the coding sequence ATGAATAAAAAAATTATGCAAAAATGGCGTGTTTTAGATGCACGATTAAAAATTTCAGCTTTAAGTACTTTTTTTACACGTGCACAAATTGGCTACGTTGGGCCGACATTTGCTTATTATGCACTGTTAACAGTGTTTCCTATATTGATGGGAGCAGCGTTGATTGTTTCTTTCACGAGTATTAGTACTGGTGATTTACTTACAATGATGCGCAATATATTACCAAAAAACGTTGAGAATATTGTGATTCCAATTATGGAATCTGTTTTATCATCAAGAAGTACTTCGCTACTTTCTTTTTCCGTCTTGTTTACGATTTGGTCAATTTCACGTGTGATTGCGGTCTTTCGTCAGTCATTTAATGCTATTTCAGATGTTAAAGAACACATCAATGGTTTGTTTACACGAGCCTTTTCGTTTATATGGTTATTGTTTATTTTGACATTGTTTACTTTGTTAATGGTTGGCAGTAATATTTTGACTATTGTCATTCAGCACTTGCCATATTCAGAGTGGACTAACTTTTTACAACATCAGACGCGTTGGTTTATATGGTTAGGTATTTGGCTGGCTCTGGTCATGATGAACTTTTTTTTACCTGCAAAAGATGCTCGAGCACCATTTCGCTTTGTTTTAGTGGGTAGTTTTCTTGAATTAGTGATGTTGAATCTCTTGAACAGAGGATTCACGTTTTATGCGCAATTTGCTTTGGGAAAATATGATTTTTATCAATCCGTGAGCTCTATGATTGCTATGTTGATTTGGTTAAACTTGATTGCTACGATTTTGGTATTAGGTTATGTAGTTATTAAATGGTTATCGGTCATTAGTTGGAGGAAAGAAGATGTTTCGAAACAATGA
- a CDS encoding VIT family protein, with translation MGKEKKHETMDERLNAIRAGVLGSNDGILTVVGVLFSVAAATTNQFAIFIAGLADLVSCALSMASGEYASVSSQSDSEKVAVETEKELLKTDMPGQHRSVRDFYMERGVSETTANAIADELLQKKPLETVLSVKYDITLGHYMSPWSAAWSSLFSAALGGAFPLLTLLIVSGKYQFVATIAATVVAVALTGFLSAKISNGLVKRAVIRNIVIGLITIAIHFGIGKIF, from the coding sequence ATGGGAAAAGAAAAAAAACACGAAACCATGGATGAACGATTAAATGCTATTCGAGCAGGGGTTCTAGGCTCTAATGATGGTATACTAACTGTTGTTGGGGTTTTGTTTTCAGTAGCAGCCGCAACGACCAATCAATTTGCAATTTTTATTGCTGGATTAGCCGATTTAGTATCATGTGCTTTATCAATGGCTTCAGGAGAATATGCCTCTGTCAGTTCACAGTCAGACAGCGAAAAGGTAGCTGTTGAAACTGAAAAAGAATTGTTAAAGACTGACATGCCAGGGCAACACCGTTCTGTACGAGACTTTTACATGGAACGTGGTGTATCTGAAACAACAGCAAATGCGATAGCTGATGAATTGTTACAAAAAAAGCCTTTAGAAACGGTATTGAGTGTTAAATATGATATCACACTAGGACATTATATGAGTCCGTGGTCAGCTGCTTGGTCATCATTGTTTTCTGCAGCTTTAGGTGGAGCTTTCCCATTGCTGACATTGTTGATTGTGTCTGGAAAGTATCAATTCGTTGCTACAATTGCAGCAACGGTAGTAGCAGTTGCACTTACTGGATTCCTTAGTGCAAAAATTTCTAATGGTCTAGTTAAGCGTGCGGTTATTCGTAATATTGTTATTGGTCTCATTACAATTGCAATCCACTTTGGCATAGGAAAAATATTCTAA
- a CDS encoding VIT family protein, which translates to MSEKSEKTSFMQRNNIIRAAVMGANDGILSVSGIVLGVAGATSHTGTILLAGFAGMLAGTVSMAMGEFVSVNSQHDAQEKVRQIQTQAVANDYEGEFSFVQKKYEETGISSTLAQQATQEMMSKDPLVTSVRERYGFSLNQELSAGHAALASLISFPIGSILPMVAISVAPQGTREIATFIAVIVALAITGYAAAHVNGANKKHSVIRNVIAGIFTMIVTFLIGSLFR; encoded by the coding sequence ATGTCTGAAAAATCTGAAAAAACAAGCTTTATGCAACGAAATAATATTATTCGTGCAGCAGTTATGGGTGCCAATGATGGCATTTTATCAGTATCAGGTATTGTTTTGGGTGTTGCCGGTGCCACAAGTCACACAGGTACAATTTTACTAGCGGGGTTTGCTGGTATGTTAGCTGGAACTGTGTCGATGGCAATGGGTGAATTTGTTTCAGTCAATTCTCAACATGATGCACAAGAAAAAGTACGTCAAATTCAAACTCAAGCCGTTGCAAACGATTACGAGGGTGAATTTTCTTTTGTACAGAAAAAATACGAAGAAACAGGAATATCATCAACATTAGCGCAACAAGCTACGCAAGAAATGATGTCCAAAGATCCCTTGGTCACATCTGTTCGTGAGCGGTATGGATTTTCATTAAATCAAGAATTAAGTGCCGGGCACGCTGCTTTGGCATCATTGATTAGTTTCCCCATAGGATCCATATTGCCAATGGTTGCTATTTCTGTAGCGCCTCAGGGAACACGAGAAATAGCGACATTTATTGCTGTTATTGTGGCTTTAGCCATCACAGGATATGCAGCAGCTCACGTAAATGGTGCAAATAAAAAACATTCCGTTATACGTAATGTCATTGCTGGTATCTTTACAATGATTGTGACGTTCTTAATCGGTAGTTTGTTTAGATAA